From the genome of Deltaproteobacteria bacterium:
AAAGACAAATTGTTGCGACAACGCATCATTAAATAATTCACTTTTCTCTTGGCCTTTAACCAGGTCCCATTTGTTAGCAACTATAATGACACCTTTGCCTCGCTCACTAGCTAAAGAGATAATACGGGCATCTTGATCAGATGGGGATTCGTTTGCGTCAATAACAATAACCGCAACATCAGCGCTTTCAATACCACGCATTGCCATCATTACTGAAAAACGCTCAATGCGAGAAACCACCGAACGTTGACGACGAATACCTGCGGTGTCGGTAAAAACAAATAGTTGGCCTTGATGTTCTAAAGTGCTGTCAATAGCATCGCGAGTTGTTCCTGGTATTTCACTTACGAGATGGCGCTCTTGCCCGAGAAGTCGATTAATAAGCGAGCTTTTGCCTGCATTAGGGCGCCCCACTACTGCCACACGAATTGGACCACCATGCCATTCGATTCTGGTAGGTGGCGTATCTTCAGTATCTTCTTCATTATTAACTGCAATTGGACCGTAGGCATTATCAAATTCAGCAGCCAAAGGGGGATCGAGGCGATCGATTATTTCATCGATAATATCACCTACCCCACGTCCATGCTCAGCAGACAAGGGCAAAACTTTTGTCATACCTAACTCATAAAACTCGGCCATGGCAATATCGCTATTGCTACCATCAATTTTATTGGCGATTACTAATGTTTGTTTACCTGAGCGCCTAAGCATATTGGCGACTTCGTAATCTGCTGCAGTTAAACCGCTGCGCGAATCTAACAAAAATAAAATCAAATCAGCTTCAGTTATGGCTAGTTGCGTTTGTATGCGTACGTTTTCAAGAATTTGGTCATTACTACGAACTTCAATACCACCCGTATCAACAATACGCAGCAAACGTCTCTCGATTTTCGCTTCAGCGAAAAGTCGGTCACGAGTAACACCAGCTTGATCATCAACAATAGCTGTACGTCGACCAATTAAACGATTAAAAAAGGTGGATTTACCAACATTAGGTTTGCCAACAATGGCGATGAGAGGGATACGTTTTACCACGAATCACCTCTATGATCGGGATTATACCCAAAACGCTGCACTTCGCGGTCTTTATCGCTCCAGTTGGTGGCCACTCTTACCACTAAGTGTAAATAAACTTTGCAGCCTAACATCGCTTCAATAGCTTGGCGTGCTTCTTGACCAAGCTTTTTAATTTGTGTGCCTTTTTTGCCAACAACAATTCCCTTTTGCGATTCACGCTCGACATATATACAGCCTTCAATGCGTACTAGACCTGAACCATCATCACGGCGTTGATCATCAAAACTTTCAATCATTACTGCAGCAGCATGCGGGACTTCAGCACGTAACTGCAATAACATCTGCTCTCTTATTAATTCGCCACACAAAAAACGTTCTGCTTGATCAGTATGTAAATCTCGATCAAATAATGGTTCGCTTTCGGGCAGAGCATCGATTAGTAATTTTAACAATTCATCAAGACCATCTGAGCTTAAAGCAGAAATTGGCACCAAAGCTGTTGGTGATAAAGTCTCGTTGTAAAGCGCAATCCATGGCAGCAATAAATCTTTACTCAAGATTGCATCAATTTTATTAAGGGCAACAATTAATTTGCCACCTTTATTACCAATGACTTTTAAGGCTTCGCGGTCAGCATCATTAAGTTTAGCAACACCACTACTGCAGTCTACGACTAGTAAAGTTACATCAGCACCATCAATAACCGTACTAGCAGTGCGTCGCATGCAGCGTCGTAATACTGATGTGGCTTGAACTATGCCTGGAGTATCAACCAAAATCATTTGCACATCATCGCGGTTAATAATGCCCTGAATGCGGGTGCGCGTGGTTTGTGGTTTTGGGCTTACTATTGCTACTTTTTCGCCAATTAGTTGGTTGATTAAAGTTGACTTACCCACATTTGGGCGACCTACTAAGGCAATAAAGCCAGCACGAAATTTAGGTTTCATTTGTTCCATTCTTTTTCTAAAACAACGCGTGCGCTTGCAGCACAAGCTTGCTCGGCAGTCTTTTTATTAGAACCATGCCCTTGGCCATAAACTTTGCCTGCAATAATTACCTCGCAAACATAGACGCGAGCGTGTGCTGGCCCAGCGGTAGATACGACCACATATTTTGGTGGTTTTTTTATTCCGTGAGCATGACAAGCTTCTTGCAGAGCGGTTTTGTGGTCATTAATACCAGTAGCTTGCTGCATAGCACGCTTAAGTAACGGCAAAATACAACGTTTTGCTGCAGTAAAACCACCATCAAGAAAAATGGCCGCAACCAAAGCCTCAAAAACATCAGCAAGAGTACCATCAGTATTAGATACATCTTTTTGGCTTTGAGCAATACGAAGCATAGTACCTAGATTAAGCTCGCGCGCCAATGCCGCCAAAGACTCGCGCCTAACCATTTGTGAGCGGCGGCGACTTAACTCGCCTTCATCACTATTGGGCGTGTTTAGATAAAGCAATTGACTTGCGATTAAGCCGACTACAGCATCGCCAAGAAACTCAAGACGCTGATTATCTGCACCGAGTTCAGGGTGCTCATTAGCAAAGGTAGAGTGGGTCAAAGCTTCAAGCAACAACTCAGGATGCTTAAATCGATAGCTTAAACTTTGCTCTATGGGGGTGTTGAAGTTCATAAAATTTCAAATACCATAATTTGGTAGTTTATTTTTAGCACGCTAATAAATGATTTCTCGCAATGCTCGAAATAATGAAAATAAACATGCTTACAGTTAATTAGAGCATGGCTATATAGCTGAGGCTTTAAAAAATTGAAAACCAAAAGAGACAATTACTGGTGTGATATCTCTGTTCTACCTTGAGGTAGTCTTTATTTGACAGTGTAGGACTCAAAATACGGTGCACTCAAAATACGGTGCCAGACACCACTAACATGCTGTAATATAAGATAAATTTCTTTACAAGGAAAAACCTCTGAAATATATATGGATATCTAAAAAATTACCTCAGGCTCTAATCTTAAAGTCGGTAGGAGTATTGGTGAACTTGGTGTTCATGTTTATCACATTTTTGTTACACTGCTTCTATATTCACTTGCCGAATTGCTACAAAATAGCGCATTATTAAAGTATTTTTAAGTTGTTTCTGTAGTCATAGAATTCAAGGAGCGCAATAAAATGAAGGCGCGCTTTGTGGGCACGCTGATTAATAAAAAGTTCGATACTGATAAGCTCGAATTTCCTACTCAAATAGAACCTGTGGCACCTCACTTTCTTGCCAACTGTGATCTACTTCGCCGTAGTGTGACTAAATATGTCATGCCGTTGAGTATGCTAAATCGCGTTTTATTTGCGTTGGCTGAACACTATGGTCCGCGGCCTGATGCGATTACTTTGTGGTCCCATTATATTACGCACTATTTTGATTCTCCTGACCTTGTGCTTTTTTGCGACCACCGACAGGCCAGACGAATTCGCTATAAAATTAGAGTGCGCCACTACTTAGATCGTAAATTATCTTTTACTGAAATAAAAAAGCGTATTAAACCGTCATTTACTGAAAAATTTCGACAGACAAAAGAATTCATGGCTAGTGCGCTTAATAGTGAAGAAATCGAATTATTTAATCAAATGACATTTCCCCGTCAAATTCTACTAATACCACAGCTGTCAATGGAGTTTAGACGGTTAACATTGCTAGGCCGTAACACTATTGAGCGTATCACTTTTGATCGAAATCTCTGTTTTAAAAATGACCAACGCAGTCATTCTATCGACAATGTGGTAATTATTGAAGTCAAACAAAAACGTGCATGCCGCTCTACTTTTGCTTTACAGATTTTACGAAAATATAGTTTGAGACCCACTTCGGTAAGCAAATACTGCCTCGGTATACTTGCACTTAAAGATGGGCTTCAACCTCTGCGATTACGAGAGCAGTTGCGTATTGTAGAAAGGGCAAATCATGATTGAATGGTTTGGTTTTCAAATGCTACTTGACCCTAAAGATTTCGGTAAATTAGTACTACGTCTTGTGGTTGATCTTGGAGTTGTGGCCGTCATTGTTCGTGGTGTTTATTTAAGAACGTCACAACGTCGTGATATCGCTTTTTCTTGTGTACTACTTAACATCATCACGTTTTCTATTTGTCTATTGTTACGCAAAGTGCCGGTAGAGCTAGGTTTTGCTCTCGGCTTATTCGGTGTATTTAGTATATTGCGTTATCGCACTGAACCTATTGGCATTAAAGATTTGACTTACCTTTTTGTGCTTATTGGTGTAGGCATGCTCAATGCGGTTGCCAATAAAAAAATTAGTCTGCTTGAACTTGCTTTTATAAATCTTACGATAATTTCTGCAACCGCCCTACTCGAAATTGCTCCTTTTATGCATCGCAAAGATTCGCGCTTATTTATTTATGATAACTTAGCATTGCTAAAACCCGACAAGCATGAAGACATGCTTGCTGACTTACGCCAGCGTACCGGACTTGATATTACCAATTTTCGTATTAACGACGTCGATATGATTAGAGAAGCTGCGCAAGTAACGGTTATTTACAATTTGATTTCAGCTAAAAAGACAAAAACAACCCATGCGACCAAAGCAGCTAAAGAAGGATAAGTATGAAACGAGCAATTATGATATGTTTCATAATGCTCGTATCTTCGCGAGTTGTGCTGGCAGCTTCTGGCACTGAAACAGAAGGTTGGTTTGAACTAAAGCTACAACACAATATCATTTCTAATGCTGCTATTAGTCTATCAGCTCAATTTCGTCTTGATGAAAAAATTTCACACATCAGCGCTGGCATCATCGAGAGCGAAGGTGAATTTCGTTTTTTTAAACATTTATCAATTGCTGCAGGATATCGCTTTGCTCATAATCGCCTAAAAGATGACGGTTATGAACCAGTGCATAGAGTTTATGCCAATATTAGTGGACGCTTACCATTAGATTATTGGCGATTAAAATATCGCCTGCAAGCGCAGAATCAATGGGATTGGACTAGTAAAGGAGTCCGTAAAGACAAAACCACGCTGCGCAATCGTATAACTATTGAATATAAAATAAACAAAACCATTCGGCCTTATATCGCCGTAGAACATTTCTTGCCCGTTGATACCTATAAAAATCATTTAACCAACAAGTGTTGGTTTACTATTGGCACAGAACTACAAATAGCTGACGCCCAAATCGAGCCATTTTATCGTTACGAACTTCCGTTTGAAAATCCTAATGACCCAGTTATACATATTATTGGTATCTCTATGCAATTTGAACCTTTGCTAAGCCAAAAATAGTATCCATATAAATACACAAAACAGTTAAACGAATTACTGCCCTTGGCTTGCATATTAAAAGATGGTGGATATATTTAATATCTAATATATTGCTACTGAGTTTGATCAATATACCCTTGCTGCAGCATTACTTGAAAATCGGTTACCAGCTTGGGCAAAATAGTATTGCGAAGATATTCACGTTCTTGCTGCCACACTTCTGCATCAACATAAGGATCTTCTATGATTATTGGCTCAATTAAAGTTGCCCATTTATCGAGTTTTGCTTGTAACACCTTTTGATCGATTAAGGCCATCAGTTCTTGACTTATTTCAACAAACCGTTGCCATCGGGTTGCAGCTAATAGATTAATAAGTTTGTCACACCCTGATGGAACTAAATATGTTAATTCAGCATCGTCTAACCACGCAGTTATTGGTTCACAAGAAGCAGGTTTGACATTCCAATTTGGTATTGGAGAAGCCGCACCCCAACCTATTTGAGGGTCAATGTAGGGGTCATGTTCAACCAAGGCATTATCGAGATCCCAAGGTATAAGATGAAAACGCGATTCTGTCCCATCATCGTGATACCAATAAACATTATGACAGGACATAGCGACACAATCAGGAAGAGCACAGGTATACCAAGCAGTAAAACCATCCCAATTTTTAATAGCGCGATCAACTGCTATATAGCGGAGCAACTCGTCAATATTAAGCCATGCGGCCATATCAGTTGCAAATGTCTCGGCGCTTACTTTATTTAATGCAACCGTCATTTTGGTAAAGTCTGATATATCACCCTCGTCTTCGTTGGTGGTAAGAGCAGTACGTATACTACTTATATAATCTGGATTTACCCCTTGTTGATTTGGCAAATAGTAAACTTTAGGGTTAGGCCATATTTCTTTATAGAGATTGCCATCACCTGGTTTTGGAAAACGAAAGTGCGTAAAACGTCCGTCTATTTCTTCAATAGCAATAAAGAGGCCCATTAGTTGGCCGTTAATAAAAAGCTTAGCTGGAACGGCGCGTGGTGCAATAACGCCAAAATCATTAAAGAGCTGATAACTTAATAGGTCACGTAACCAAGTTGTTTCGCTTAAGTGGGCATGCAAATTTAAGCGCTTAAGTTTGGCAAATCTTTTGTTTTCATCATATAAATCAAATTTAAATTTAT
Proteins encoded in this window:
- the der gene encoding ribosome biogenesis GTPase Der — its product is MVKRIPLIAIVGKPNVGKSTFFNRLIGRRTAIVDDQAGVTRDRLFAEAKIERRLLRIVDTGGIEVRSNDQILENVRIQTQLAITEADLILFLLDSRSGLTAADYEVANMLRRSGKQTLVIANKIDGSNSDIAMAEFYELGMTKVLPLSAEHGRGVGDIIDEIIDRLDPPLAAEFDNAYGPIAVNNEEDTEDTPPTRIEWHGGPIRVAVVGRPNAGKSSLINRLLGQERHLVSEIPGTTRDAIDSTLEHQGQLFVFTDTAGIRRQRSVVSRIERFSVMMAMRGIESADVAVIVIDANESPSDQDARIISLASERGKGVIIVANKWDLVKGQEKSELFNDALSQQFVFASFAPIIRTSAKTGHGVLQLLEKITTVQQERHRRIGTGELNRFFNDVIADSPPPIQRGRRPKLFFVQQPLVRPPTFIFTASHSDYVRDSYKRYLQNALRKRYGFSGTPIWLKFRTRQKKDTH
- the era gene encoding GTPase Era produces the protein MKPKFRAGFIALVGRPNVGKSTLINQLIGEKVAIVSPKPQTTRTRIQGIINRDDVQMILVDTPGIVQATSVLRRCMRRTASTVIDGADVTLLVVDCSSGVAKLNDADREALKVIGNKGGKLIVALNKIDAILSKDLLLPWIALYNETLSPTALVPISALSSDGLDELLKLLIDALPESEPLFDRDLHTDQAERFLCGELIREQMLLQLRAEVPHAAAVMIESFDDQRRDDGSGLVRIEGCIYVERESQKGIVVGKKGTQIKKLGQEARQAIEAMLGCKVYLHLVVRVATNWSDKDREVQRFGYNPDHRGDSW
- the rnc gene encoding ribonuclease III translates to MNFNTPIEQSLSYRFKHPELLLEALTHSTFANEHPELGADNQRLEFLGDAVVGLIASQLLYLNTPNSDEGELSRRRSQMVRRESLAALARELNLGTMLRIAQSQKDVSNTDGTLADVFEALVAAIFLDGGFTAAKRCILPLLKRAMQQATGINDHKTALQEACHAHGIKKPPKYVVVSTAGPAHARVYVCEVIIAGKVYGQGHGSNKKTAEQACAASARVVLEKEWNK
- a CDS encoding polyphosphate polymerase domain-containing protein, with the protein product MKARFVGTLINKKFDTDKLEFPTQIEPVAPHFLANCDLLRRSVTKYVMPLSMLNRVLFALAEHYGPRPDAITLWSHYITHYFDSPDLVLFCDHRQARRIRYKIRVRHYLDRKLSFTEIKKRIKPSFTEKFRQTKEFMASALNSEEIELFNQMTFPRQILLIPQLSMEFRRLTLLGRNTIERITFDRNLCFKNDQRSHSIDNVVIIEVKQKRACRSTFALQILRKYSLRPTSVSKYCLGILALKDGLQPLRLREQLRIVERANHD
- a CDS encoding DUF4956 domain-containing protein is translated as MIEWFGFQMLLDPKDFGKLVLRLVVDLGVVAVIVRGVYLRTSQRRDIAFSCVLLNIITFSICLLLRKVPVELGFALGLFGVFSILRYRTEPIGIKDLTYLFVLIGVGMLNAVANKKISLLELAFINLTIISATALLEIAPFMHRKDSRLFIYDNLALLKPDKHEDMLADLRQRTGLDITNFRINDVDMIREAAQVTVIYNLISAKKTKTTHATKAAKEG
- a CDS encoding DUF2490 domain-containing protein; translation: MKRAIMICFIMLVSSRVVLAASGTETEGWFELKLQHNIISNAAISLSAQFRLDEKISHISAGIIESEGEFRFFKHLSIAAGYRFAHNRLKDDGYEPVHRVYANISGRLPLDYWRLKYRLQAQNQWDWTSKGVRKDKTTLRNRITIEYKINKTIRPYIAVEHFLPVDTYKNHLTNKCWFTIGTELQIADAQIEPFYRYELPFENPNDPVIHIIGISMQFEPLLSQK
- a CDS encoding CotH kinase family protein, producing the protein MSSKISYSMFYLMLFIISACTRPVDNGQDYNIEDMFNPGPELDPEDIFNPIQVLEYHVTIAESDWEHIEEHGLDEEYRPAELQVKGYKVDEQVGHIGFRHKGAIGTLFNCWQSAQETSTSTAATTEQQELVRIRDSYCAKLSYKFKFDLYDENKRFAKLKRLNLHAHLSETTWLRDLLSYQLFNDFGVIAPRAVPAKLFINGQLMGLFIAIEEIDGRFTHFRFPKPGDGNLYKEIWPNPKVYYLPNQQGVNPDYISSIRTALTTNEDEGDISDFTKMTVALNKVSAETFATDMAAWLNIDELLRYIAVDRAIKNWDGFTAWYTCALPDCVAMSCHNVYWYHDDGTESRFHLIPWDLDNALVEHDPYIDPQIGWGAASPIPNWNVKPASCEPITAWLDDAELTYLVPSGCDKLINLLAATRWQRFVEISQELMALIDQKVLQAKLDKWATLIEPIIIEDPYVDAEVWQQEREYLRNTILPKLVTDFQVMLQQGYIDQTQ